The region AGACTAATCTGATCATGAACCTATCGTGGGATAAGGATGCATGGGAGGATTACATTTATTGGCAGCAGACAGAAAAAAGTGTACTGCGTCGTATTAATGAACTCATCAAAGAATGCCTTCGAACCCCGTTTGAGGGCAAAGGAAAGCCAGAGCCCTTAAAGGAAAACTTGTCTGGGTTTTGGTCGAGACGAATCACCGATGAACATCGTCTCGTATACCGGGTCGAAGCTGACCGAATACATATCATCCAATGCCGGTTTCATTATTAATGATGGCCAGGCCTTGCGCTATCCTAATTAACCTGTCTAACAACCATGAAAACCGCCCTTACCTTCATTACCTTACAGGGATTACTCGCCACCGCGCTCGCCCAGACGCCCACTGTTCCAGTCCCCGATATTCAAATCAAAACCGCTGTACTGGCCGCTCCGGCCGATAAACGCGATGGCGCAACGGTTTACGGGTACTCCGCCAAAAACGAGTTTGTCGTGCTGCGAAAAGGAACCAACGAATTTGTTTGTCTGGCCGATGATCCTGCTCAGAAAGGGCTGAGTGTGTCCTGCTACCACCGCGACCTCGACCCCTTTATGGAACGTGGTCGGGTGTTGAAACAGGCTGGTAAAAAACCGGCCGAAATTCTGGCCATGCGAGAGCAGGAAGTTAAAGACAAAAAACTGACAATGCCGAGTCACCCGTCGTCGTTATTCTCCTACACGGCTAAAGCTGAAGATTATGACGCGGCTACAGGCGAAGTAAAAGATGGGTATCTACGCTCAGTTGTGTACATCCCGTACGCTACTGCCGAAAGTACCGGTCTGCCTCTGAAGCCCGAAGCGCCCGGTATGCCCTGGATTATGGACCCTGGTACGCACCGGGCGCACATCATGATCAATCCGCCCGTGTCGACTACCGCGCATCATTAAGCGAAAGTTCAGCCTCTATAAACCGGCAAAACCTATAAGGTCTACCAGATCTTATAGGTTTCTACTAAACAGGCAACGTATGTTCCTTCAAAAGGGAAAGATATTTCTGGCTTTAGTAGCCTGTTTACTGGTTATGGGCTCTGGCATGGCCCAACGGAGGGACGTTGATTATTCACGGATCAAAGCGACACCCAGTGCCAGGCCGGTGATGGCTTCTCCTGTTCAATCCGGACGCACAGCCAATCCAAGCATTTTAACCATAAAAGCATTCGCCGTTGATATTAGTAAGCCGCTGACAGCGGCTATTGCCAGCATAACCTCCCGAACAACGGGTAAGACACAGGTGCTTTCCCTGGCAAACGGGCGGATTGAGCAGGTATTTAACGAGCCGGATGTGTTAGCGATTGAGGTAAGTGGAGACGGCTATACAACAGCTTTTCGAAGTATGACAATAGCTGTATCGTCAACCGGAAACCGGTATGAGTTTGACGCCCAGCTAGACCCGGCTCCCATTAAATTGACTGTGTGGGCAGTTGACAGCCGGACGAATAAGCTGATTCACGATGCCCGTTTTACCATTTCGGGTAAAGCTGGCAAGACAACGCTCTTGCTGACGCCCGATTCTACGACTGGTTTGGTTAAAACGGATTTGCCCGGCAAGGGCGTTTACCAATTGACCAGTTCAGCCAATGGCTATGGCGATTTTACAAAGTCCATTAGGCTGGATAGTGTACAGAGCGAGGCACGGGTTATGCTGACGCCTAA is a window of Spirosoma linguale DSM 74 DNA encoding:
- a CDS encoding addiction module toxin, Txe/YoeB family (TIGRFAM: addiction module toxin, Txe/YoeB family~PFAM: Addiction module toxin Txe/YoeB~KEGG: aby:p1ABAYE0005 putative toxin) — protein: MNLSWDKDAWEDYIYWQQTEKSVLRRINELIKECLRTPFEGKGKPEPLKENLSGFWSRRITDEHRLVYRVEADRIHIIQCRFHY
- a CDS encoding OmpA/MotB domain protein (PFAM: OmpA/MotB domain protein~KEGG: mxa:MXAN_5042 OmpA domain-containing protein); this translates as MFLQKGKIFLALVACLLVMGSGMAQRRDVDYSRIKATPSARPVMASPVQSGRTANPSILTIKAFAVDISKPLTAAIASITSRTTGKTQVLSLANGRIEQVFNEPDVLAIEVSGDGYTTAFRSMTIAVSSTGNRYEFDAQLDPAPIKLTVWAVDSRTNKLIHDARFTISGKAGKTTLLLTPDSTTGLVKTDLPGKGVYQLTSSANGYGDFTKSIRLDSVQSEARVMLTPKKAPDITKTQALPEAVVKSAKTAYVETPTAKPAIKVPVLSSNLPMPAVTNKPFGPLEKGKAIPLRNIYFDQSSPVLRPESSTELDQLAAVLLESPTTKIEIRGHTDNQGDFDSNVKLSRDRCQAVIDYLASKGIAKNRLKAVGRGPIDPVAPNNNEENRKKNRRVEVVPVL